One genomic segment of Catalinimonas alkaloidigena includes these proteins:
- a CDS encoding RNA polymerase sigma factor, protein MYNYGMKLCNQHDLVKDSIHDLFINLWKYRSKPSRIRAIKPYQYKALRNIILKAQAQNSPSVAVEAAYHFSFDTSVETKFILRETQDGQRDKLQNALNLLTQKQREVIFLKFFDQLSYEAVAHVLGISTKATYKLVARAIAFLREKMILITALFSLLG, encoded by the coding sequence TTGTATAATTACGGGATGAAGCTATGCAATCAGCATGATCTAGTAAAAGACAGCATTCATGATTTATTTATTAATCTCTGGAAGTACCGCTCTAAACCCTCTCGCATCCGTGCTATCAAACCTTATCAGTACAAAGCTTTAAGAAATATTATCCTGAAGGCTCAGGCACAAAACTCACCCTCAGTTGCTGTTGAAGCGGCTTATCATTTTTCTTTTGACACCTCAGTTGAAACTAAATTTATTCTACGGGAAACCCAGGACGGGCAAAGAGACAAACTACAAAATGCGCTCAACCTACTGACCCAGAAGCAGCGTGAGGTTATCTTTCTTAAATTTTTTGACCAACTTTCCTACGAGGCTGTAGCGCATGTGCTGGGCATCTCCACCAAAGCAACCTACAAACTGGTAGCTAGGGCCATAGCCTTTCTCCGGGAAAAAATGATTCTAATTACTGCTCTTTTTAGCCTGCTGGGATAA
- a CDS encoding RagB/SusD family nutrient uptake outer membrane protein, whose amino-acid sequence MLCMLLVFCACDEDDFLKTEPVDFYSPENSYVSSADYEAAVLKLYNRVRDDFFSSAGSNMFPNVGIQGTDICHLHKDIGFGTNLSSLLLPTNNSLVYDPLWRPAYRIIFDANVIIERANSDNNELTAEEKAAYTAEAKFFRGYMLKMLANLFGGVPLVLSETKSPKRDYTRASRAEVYQQAAADLEEAAAVLPDIDSAPDHKLNRLAAFHLLSEIYISLEQWQDAVDAASAVIDHSSTALMTERFGSLKDEKFLIPQYETDVYWDLFRQGNQNRSSGNTEAIWVLQYEWQTPGGYDQSFGGGPLLERLFSPRAWQAKIENSDGSSSTLVPNPNAYTAGRSSGFTRPSHFFFETLWQRSGYDQDIRNSSANIVRDFIVRNPDSEHNGKWIFKDNLPILMASLNDTTRNMYPWITKTSTPGQQPEPAFLVDPVVEGGLSWSHHAFRDVYAIRLAETYLLRAEAYLGMGDQQGAANDINMVRNRAQAPPISAGEVDIDYILDERARELYLEEFRLLTLTRLGKLVERTRKYNPFDGDTYADHNDLWPIPFSEIEKNIQADLSQNPGY is encoded by the coding sequence ATGCTTTGCATGCTCCTGGTATTTTGTGCCTGCGATGAAGATGATTTCCTGAAAACAGAGCCTGTTGACTTTTACTCTCCCGAAAATTCCTATGTAAGCAGTGCGGATTATGAAGCTGCCGTACTTAAACTTTATAATCGGGTAAGAGATGACTTTTTCTCCAGTGCAGGTTCCAATATGTTTCCCAATGTTGGAATACAGGGAACAGATATATGCCATCTACATAAAGATATCGGATTTGGTACAAACTTATCATCTTTGCTATTGCCTACTAACAATAGTCTGGTTTATGATCCTTTATGGCGACCTGCCTACCGGATTATTTTTGATGCCAATGTCATCATAGAAAGAGCCAATTCAGATAACAATGAACTAACTGCCGAAGAGAAAGCTGCTTATACTGCCGAAGCAAAGTTTTTTCGGGGCTACATGCTAAAAATGCTGGCTAATCTTTTCGGTGGCGTACCGCTCGTACTGAGTGAAACTAAATCTCCCAAAAGAGATTATACTCGTGCATCCCGGGCAGAAGTGTACCAGCAGGCTGCTGCTGATCTGGAAGAGGCTGCTGCCGTCCTGCCAGATATCGATAGTGCCCCTGACCATAAACTCAACCGCCTTGCCGCCTTTCATTTATTATCTGAAATATATATCTCCCTTGAACAATGGCAGGATGCGGTAGATGCTGCTTCAGCCGTGATTGATCATAGCAGTACTGCGCTCATGACAGAAAGGTTTGGTAGCTTAAAAGATGAAAAGTTTTTGATTCCTCAATATGAAACCGATGTATACTGGGATCTTTTCCGCCAGGGCAATCAAAATCGTAGCAGTGGAAATACAGAAGCTATCTGGGTATTACAGTACGAATGGCAAACCCCTGGTGGCTATGATCAAAGTTTTGGGGGTGGCCCTTTGTTGGAGCGTCTTTTCTCACCCCGGGCCTGGCAGGCAAAAATTGAAAATTCTGACGGTTCTAGTAGTACCCTTGTCCCCAATCCCAATGCATATACAGCAGGACGTAGCTCTGGCTTTACCAGACCTTCTCACTTTTTCTTTGAAACCTTATGGCAAAGAAGCGGATACGATCAGGATATCAGAAACTCATCGGCCAACATTGTGAGGGATTTTATTGTCCGTAATCCAGATAGCGAACATAATGGAAAATGGATTTTCAAAGACAATCTGCCCATATTAATGGCAAGTCTCAATGATACCACCCGCAACATGTATCCCTGGATTACCAAAACCTCTACGCCTGGCCAACAGCCTGAACCTGCCTTTTTGGTAGATCCAGTGGTAGAAGGCGGACTTTCCTGGAGCCATCATGCTTTCCGTGATGTGTATGCCATTCGCCTGGCCGAAACCTATTTGCTAAGAGCAGAGGCTTATCTGGGAATGGGCGATCAACAGGGAGCTGCCAATGATATCAATATGGTACGCAACCGTGCCCAGGCTCCCCCGATTTCTGCTGGCGAAGTGGACATTGATTATATACTGGATGAAAGAGCTCGTGAATTATATCTCGAGGAATTTCGCCTGCTCACACTCACACGTTTAGGTAAACTGGTAGAAAGAACAAGAAAATACAACCCATTTGATGGTGATACCTATGCCGATCATAATGATCTGTGGCCAATCCCTTTTAGTGAAATTGAAAAGAATATTCAGGCTGATTTATCTCAGAACCCGGGATACTAA
- a CDS encoding fatty acid desaturase family protein: MTYQTRFVDTNRSAFFPTLRKRVNQHFKAKGISPYGNRKMAVKTIALSVMYLGSYAAILTLAVNPWWLLPFAILMGIGKAGIGMSVMHDALHGSYSRNATVNRWVGYLTYFIGANPIVWKIQHNVLHHTYTNIHGLDDDIRNKLIIRLSKHAPLQWIHRYQHIYVFFLYGFNTLFFIISDLVKLIGYNRSGMVKRQKTQMSLELTKLIVTKTLYVFFTVVLPMLVTSLFWWQVLIGVVAMHLTAGYILTMIFQMAHIVEEVEQPLTNDEGNIENAWAVHQLETTANFARKNRLLNWYVGGLNFQIEHHLFPNICHIHYEQISPIVEQTAKEFNLPYHEKHTFGEALSSHIRMMRNLGEMTSTLHTTKPTLT; this comes from the coding sequence ATGACTTATCAAACTCGTTTTGTTGATACCAACCGCTCAGCATTCTTCCCTACCTTACGCAAGCGTGTAAATCAACATTTTAAAGCAAAAGGTATATCGCCCTACGGCAATCGTAAAATGGCAGTAAAAACCATTGCCCTGTCTGTTATGTATCTGGGATCCTATGCTGCCATCCTTACCTTAGCAGTAAATCCCTGGTGGCTGCTACCCTTTGCTATTCTGATGGGAATAGGTAAAGCCGGTATTGGAATGTCTGTCATGCATGATGCATTGCATGGTTCATATTCTCGCAATGCTACTGTCAATCGTTGGGTAGGTTATCTTACTTATTTTATCGGAGCGAATCCCATTGTCTGGAAGATACAGCACAACGTGCTGCATCACACCTATACAAACATTCATGGTTTGGATGATGATATACGAAATAAGTTAATCATCCGCTTGAGCAAGCATGCTCCACTTCAGTGGATTCACCGGTATCAGCATATATACGTATTCTTCCTCTACGGCTTCAACACATTGTTTTTTATCATCAGTGATTTGGTTAAACTAATTGGCTATAACCGTAGCGGGATGGTTAAGCGTCAGAAAACCCAGATGAGCCTTGAGTTGACTAAACTTATTGTAACTAAAACATTGTACGTATTTTTCACTGTGGTACTACCCATGCTGGTTACCTCCTTATTTTGGTGGCAAGTGCTTATTGGCGTAGTGGCCATGCACCTTACGGCGGGATATATTCTTACTATGATCTTTCAGATGGCTCATATAGTAGAAGAGGTAGAACAACCCTTGACAAATGATGAAGGTAATATTGAGAATGCATGGGCTGTCCATCAACTAGAAACGACAGCTAATTTTGCCCGAAAGAATCGTCTACTCAACTGGTATGTAGGGGGACTCAATTTTCAAATAGAGCATCATCTGTTCCCGAACATCTGTCATATTCATTACGAGCAGATTTCGCCTATTGTAGAGCAGACAGCCAAGGAATTTAACTTACCTTACCATGAAAAGCACACTTTCGGTGAGGCGCTAAGCTCTCATATCAGAATGATGCGAAACCTGGGAGAAATGACATCCACTTTACACACTACAAAACCTACACTAACATAA
- a CDS encoding SusC/RagA family TonB-linked outer membrane protein: MYYNVLSVAKFLLFLLLCGVSVIPSLAQQPLASVRSVANTHAQDDKTMSLDQVLEKIKAQHQVTFGYQEDLVAGKAVNTQRWKKQELKQALETVLKPHGLEFKQLDEVHFVITPKENKLPKKILPKEVGADDNQYVPNKVSMLTSLDPLSVQEHMRLAQTISGQVTDGESGEPLPGVNVLAKGTTTGTVTGVDGNYRLTVADDITTLVFSSIGYMSQEVEINGRSTIDINMSPDIQSLEEIVVVGYGTQKAKDVTGAIARADMDAISEQPNVSVMEGLQGTVPGLNVSQVNQAGQNPSISIRGQTSLSGEQAPLIVVDQVIYRGALIDINPNDIKSVDVLKDASATAIYGSQAANGVIMITTKSGGAAGGKPVISYSGQYSFQQPHYELRAQTNPDRFMEKIAHSDIFQSRTEVSGYLEPNPDWTETTNFKTSHEIRQFNLGRSFDWYDYVTNDNPYTTTHNVSIANSTEYNNYFTSIGYTRQDGHLIDEYYERINGRINLGSAITDWLDVDVQSFISLSDYGPQTFGLADRYLEPFAHPYDEDGQLVDRPTGNPVNPIIEAGADVEDKRLNINANLTGTVQLPVEGLNYKLRFGNNYQTIDNNYFGAHGSSFQGYGYKRHDKEYTWSLDNILSYSKIFNNGHEIDVTLLYGVEERALSFTNAEGSNFAKDVLGFNRLQAAAADQQRVTSGGWKESSLYNMGRISYKLLDRYLITGTIRRDGFSGFSEKNKFGTFPSLAVGWVISEESFMHSLSDWVSFLKLRASYGTTGNRTIGRYQTLAEVSGGPGYVTADGSPLFTQWISALESPDLRWEKTTGVNLGVDFSVNNGRLKGSINYYNNNTTDLLYEVDIPGVSRFEIFPDNLGEIHNEGIELSLSSVNIQRNNFTWTTDFNFSSNRNRINTLLGFDVDGDGEEDDLVSEGLFIGQSTGVIYDYQIDGIWQVDDEIPNGYEFGAYRVVDLNDDNAIDGNDRKIIGNRLPAYRFGINNVLNYEKFTFRLFINSVQGGKDRYLGEESFYDFQIYNQENHFNITFPEGIDYWTPENPGAKYQRPGIKGSGGIAGTRYSPRSFVRLRNVSLSYNLGSVEWASIQDVKITLSGRNLLTITDWEGWDPETGQGITRTGRPVMESYSLGINVTF, from the coding sequence ATGTATTATAATGTACTTTCTGTAGCAAAATTTTTACTGTTCCTACTGCTATGTGGAGTGAGTGTTATTCCTTCGCTGGCCCAACAACCTTTGGCTTCGGTGAGATCAGTGGCCAACACGCATGCTCAGGATGATAAGACGATGAGCCTGGATCAGGTGCTGGAAAAAATCAAAGCACAGCACCAGGTCACTTTTGGTTATCAGGAAGACCTGGTAGCCGGAAAAGCGGTCAACACTCAGCGCTGGAAAAAACAGGAACTTAAGCAGGCTTTAGAAACGGTGTTGAAACCGCATGGACTGGAATTTAAACAGTTGGATGAGGTACACTTTGTCATTACACCTAAAGAAAATAAACTGCCTAAAAAAATACTTCCCAAAGAGGTAGGTGCAGATGACAATCAATACGTACCAAACAAAGTTAGTATGCTGACAAGCTTAGATCCTTTGTCCGTTCAGGAACATATGAGGCTGGCACAAACCATCAGCGGCCAGGTAACCGATGGAGAAAGTGGAGAGCCTCTTCCTGGTGTCAATGTATTGGCTAAAGGTACTACCACTGGTACGGTGACCGGAGTAGACGGTAATTATCGCCTGACTGTTGCTGATGACATAACTACCCTGGTATTTTCTTCCATTGGTTACATGTCTCAGGAAGTAGAGATCAATGGCCGGTCTACTATTGATATTAATATGTCTCCCGACATACAGTCCCTGGAAGAAATTGTAGTGGTGGGCTATGGCACCCAGAAAGCTAAAGATGTAACGGGCGCTATTGCCCGGGCTGACATGGATGCGATTAGTGAGCAACCTAATGTGTCTGTTATGGAGGGTTTACAGGGAACTGTACCGGGATTGAATGTGTCTCAGGTAAACCAGGCTGGTCAAAATCCCTCTATTTCTATCCGAGGGCAAACTTCTCTTTCTGGCGAACAGGCACCCCTCATTGTAGTAGATCAGGTGATCTACCGAGGGGCGTTGATAGACATCAATCCCAATGATATTAAATCAGTAGATGTGCTTAAAGATGCATCAGCCACTGCTATATACGGTTCACAGGCTGCCAATGGAGTGATCATGATTACCACCAAGTCTGGAGGAGCAGCCGGAGGAAAACCGGTTATTTCCTACTCAGGACAATATTCATTTCAACAGCCTCACTATGAGTTGAGGGCACAAACTAATCCGGATAGGTTTATGGAAAAAATCGCTCATTCCGACATTTTCCAAAGTAGAACCGAGGTATCAGGATACCTGGAACCTAACCCTGACTGGACGGAGACTACCAACTTTAAAACAAGTCATGAAATCAGGCAATTTAATTTAGGAAGGTCTTTTGACTGGTACGATTATGTCACCAATGACAATCCTTATACTACCACACATAATGTGTCCATTGCTAACTCTACAGAATATAATAACTATTTTACTTCCATAGGATATACCCGGCAGGATGGCCATCTGATAGATGAATATTACGAAAGAATTAATGGGAGAATCAATCTTGGAAGTGCCATTACGGATTGGTTGGATGTTGATGTTCAAAGTTTTATCAGCCTTAGTGACTACGGACCTCAAACCTTTGGCTTGGCTGATCGATATCTTGAACCTTTTGCTCATCCTTATGATGAAGACGGACAGTTGGTAGATCGCCCTACCGGTAACCCTGTAAATCCAATCATAGAGGCTGGTGCCGATGTAGAAGATAAGCGTTTGAATATTAATGCAAACCTCACCGGTACCGTTCAGTTGCCGGTTGAAGGTCTGAATTATAAGCTGCGATTTGGCAATAATTACCAGACTATTGATAACAATTATTTCGGCGCTCATGGCTCCAGCTTTCAAGGATATGGATATAAAAGACATGATAAAGAATATACCTGGAGCCTGGATAATATATTGTCATACAGTAAAATCTTCAATAACGGTCATGAGATAGATGTTACCCTTTTGTATGGAGTTGAGGAAAGAGCGTTGTCTTTTACAAATGCCGAAGGATCAAACTTTGCCAAAGATGTTCTGGGCTTCAACAGACTGCAAGCCGCCGCTGCCGATCAGCAAAGGGTGACCTCTGGTGGATGGAAAGAATCCAGTTTGTACAATATGGGCCGAATTTCCTATAAACTACTCGATAGATACCTGATTACCGGAACCATACGCAGAGATGGCTTTTCAGGCTTTAGTGAAAAAAATAAATTCGGCACTTTTCCTTCCTTAGCCGTCGGATGGGTGATATCTGAAGAATCATTTATGCATTCCTTATCGGATTGGGTGAGTTTTCTAAAACTCAGAGCTTCCTATGGGACCACAGGAAATCGGACCATCGGCCGCTACCAAACATTGGCTGAGGTATCAGGTGGTCCTGGATATGTAACCGCAGATGGAAGTCCGCTTTTTACGCAGTGGATAAGCGCCCTGGAAAGCCCAGACCTCAGGTGGGAAAAAACTACCGGCGTTAATCTGGGAGTTGACTTCAGCGTAAATAACGGTCGCTTGAAAGGTTCTATTAATTACTATAACAATAATACTACCGATTTACTTTATGAAGTGGATATCCCGGGTGTCAGCCGTTTTGAGATATTCCCTGATAACCTGGGAGAAATACATAATGAAGGTATTGAATTATCACTTTCCTCAGTAAATATTCAGCGGAATAATTTTACCTGGACTACCGATTTCAATTTTTCCAGCAACAGAAACAGAATCAATACTTTGCTTGGTTTTGATGTGGATGGAGATGGAGAGGAGGATGATCTGGTTTCAGAAGGTTTATTCATCGGACAATCCACTGGAGTAATATATGATTACCAAATAGATGGTATCTGGCAGGTAGATGATGAAATTCCCAATGGGTATGAGTTTGGTGCCTATCGAGTAGTTGACCTTAATGATGACAATGCGATTGATGGAAATGACCGAAAAATTATTGGTAATAGATTACCTGCCTATCGGTTTGGGATCAACAACGTACTAAATTATGAAAAATTCACTTTCAGACTTTTCATCAACTCAGTGCAGGGAGGTAAAGATCGTTATTTGGGCGAGGAGAGTTTTTATGACTTCCAGATCTATAATCAGGAAAATCATTTTAATATCACTTTTCCTGAAGGGATAGACTACTGGACACCTGAAAACCCTGGGGCAAAATACCAAAGGCCGGGCATCAAAGGTTCGGGCGGTATTGCGGGTACTCGCTATTCTCCCAGAAGTTTTGTGCGCCTCAGAAACGTCTCTCTGTCATACAACCTTGGTTCGGTAGAGTGGGCATCCATACAGGATGTAAAAATTACGCTTAGCGGCAGAAACCTGTTAACAATCACTGACTGGGAGGGATGGGATCCCGAAACAGGTCAGGGTATTACCCGTACTGGTAGGCCGGTAATGGAAAGTTACTCACTTGGTATTAATGTTACATTCTAA
- a CDS encoding FecR family protein, whose amino-acid sequence MDYRSFSIEEFVADAYFQRWVLSEEETADIYWKKWLQDHPEQRQDILEAAAILRSMHFTANEPTEEDAAQVWRDIVKNRSTGRYKVKNQKIMAFPWYAVAASIALVLAVTFVMLKVQDVNHALFGISYQTEFGQTQELILPDGSSVVLGANSSLHYSSGWLGDSERTVSLEGEAYFSVVHTEDDQKFVVYSDEVAITVLGTRFNVNNRRDENQILLEEGSIRLSLPQAINKSEKVEVHMQPGELVSVQEGKITKAIAQTEKYISWTAGVFVFEKAPLSEVIELIEDHFGYTVITQGVEPEEMIMTAELRTTDLDMMLRYLSEIFQLKVEKTHETITLSST is encoded by the coding sequence ATGGATTACCGCAGCTTTTCAATAGAAGAATTTGTAGCAGACGCCTATTTTCAGCGTTGGGTCTTGTCCGAAGAGGAAACAGCAGACATCTATTGGAAAAAATGGCTTCAAGACCATCCTGAGCAAAGGCAGGATATTCTGGAGGCAGCTGCTATTTTGCGAAGTATGCATTTCACTGCGAATGAACCCACAGAGGAGGATGCAGCGCAGGTGTGGCGTGATATAGTAAAGAATCGTTCTACAGGCAGGTATAAAGTCAAAAACCAAAAAATTATGGCTTTTCCATGGTATGCCGTAGCAGCCTCTATAGCCTTGGTGCTCGCCGTAACATTTGTGATGCTAAAGGTACAGGATGTGAATCATGCTCTGTTTGGCATCAGCTACCAAACTGAGTTTGGCCAAACTCAGGAGCTTATACTTCCTGATGGATCATCAGTTGTCTTAGGGGCTAATTCCAGTTTACACTACTCCTCAGGATGGCTCGGTGATAGTGAACGGACTGTCTCTCTGGAGGGGGAAGCTTACTTTTCTGTAGTGCATACCGAAGATGATCAGAAGTTTGTCGTCTATTCGGATGAGGTCGCAATTACTGTGCTGGGAACGAGGTTCAACGTAAACAATCGTCGTGATGAAAACCAAATACTGCTTGAAGAAGGGAGTATTCGCCTCAGTTTACCCCAGGCAATCAATAAGTCTGAAAAGGTAGAGGTGCATATGCAACCGGGCGAACTCGTCTCGGTACAGGAAGGAAAAATCACCAAAGCCATAGCTCAAACAGAAAAGTATATATCCTGGACTGCGGGAGTTTTTGTATTTGAAAAAGCCCCTCTTTCTGAGGTGATAGAATTGATTGAAGACCACTTTGGCTACACTGTCATTACTCAGGGCGTTGAGCCTGAGGAAATGATCATGACGGCAGAACTTCGTACCACAGACCTGGATATGATGCTTCGCTATTTATCCGAAATTTTTCAACTTAAAGTAGAAAAAACACATGAAACGATCACCTTAAGCAGTACTTAA